In Verrucomicrobiia bacterium, one DNA window encodes the following:
- a CDS encoding GxxExxY protein, giving the protein MAELIYSTETYEIAGSCMEVHRELGKGHSEILYKDALQLELSSRRITFDREVEYTVAYKGV; this is encoded by the coding sequence ATTTACAGCACCGAAACGTACGAGATCGCCGGATCCTGCATGGAAGTTCATCGGGAACTCGGCAAAGGGCACAGTGAAATCCTTTATAAGGATGCTCTTCAACTGGAGCTTTCAAGTCGGCGAATCACGTTCGATCGCGAGGTCGAATACACCGTCGCCTATAAGGGAGT